From one Astatotilapia calliptera chromosome 10, fAstCal1.2, whole genome shotgun sequence genomic stretch:
- the fhl1b gene encoding four and a half LIM domains protein 1b, giving the protein MADSSQCFYCREDLGGKRFVRNEGRPVCVRCHTKFCANSCAECHRPISVETKELSHKGRYWHEECFRCAKCYKPLAKEPFSTKDDRIMCGKCCSREDAPRCHGCYKPILAGTESVEYKGNSWHDECFTCYSCKRPIGSQNFLSKGSDIYCSPCYDDKFAKHCVSCKKPITSGGVNYQDQPWHSHCFVCSSCAKPLAGTSFTNHQEQVFCVDCYKTSVAKKCSGCQNPITGFGKGVNVVNYEGSSWHEYCFNCKKCSLSLSNKRFVAKGKDILCTDCGNK; this is encoded by the exons ATGGCGGACAGCTCGCAGTGTTTCTACTGCCGCGAGGACCTCGGGGGGAAGAGGTTCGTCCGTAACGAGGGGAGGCCGGTGTGCGTTCGCTGCCACACAAAGTTCTGCGCCAACTCCTGCGCCGAGTGCCACCGTCCCATCTCCGTGGAAACAAAG GAGCTCAGCCACAAGGGCCGATACTGGCACGAGGAGTGTTTCCGCTGTGCAAAGTGTTACAAGCCTCTGGCTAAGGAGCCCTTCAGCACCAAGGATGACCGCATCATGTGTGGGAAGTGCTGCTCCAGAGAGGATGCTCCACGCTGCCACGGCTGTTATAAACCCATACTGGCGG GAACAGAGAGCGTGGAGTACAAAGGGAACTCGTGGCACGACGAGTGTTTCACCTGTTACAGCTGTAAACGACCAATAGGATCACAGAATTTTCTCTCCAAAGGAAGTGACATTTACTGCAGCCCCTGCTATGATGACAAATTCGCTAAACACTGCGTGAGCTGCAAGAAG CCTATAACCTCTGGAGGAGTGAACTACCAGGACCAGCCGTGGCACAGCCACTGTTTCGTGTGCAGCTCCTGCGCAAAGCCTCTGGCAGGGACGAGTTTCACCAACCACCAGGAGCAGGTCTTCTGTGTCGACTGCTACAAGACCTCCGTGGCCAAGAAGTGCAGCGGCTGCCAGAACCCCATCACAG GTTTTGGTAAAGGGGTGAATGTGGTGAACTATGAGGGCAGCTCCTGGCATGAATACTGCTTCAACTGTAAGAAGTGCTCCCTCAGTTTGTCCAACAAGCGTTTCGTAGCCAAGGGAAAAGACATCCTCTGCACTGACTGCGGCAACAAGTAG